The following DNA comes from Picosynechococcus sp. PCC 7003.
GCAAAGGGAATGCCAATTTCAGAAGTGAGCATCAAGTAAAAATTGTGGGGGTGGCCCAGCCAACGGTTCATGGCCACTTCATAGCTGGGGGTAAAACTGCGGACACCCCAACCCGTCAAAGGCCGCTGACGAATCATGTCTAGGACAAACTGCCATTGGGTAATGCGGAGATCTTCGATGGCGCGGCCACGGTGCATTTGATCTGACAGACGACCCCAAAAATAGTAAGGCACGATTTGGCGTAGGGGATCTCGCCAGGGGGTTTGGCCAAAGGATGCACCGAGAATTGCGGTACCGAGGCCCGTTGCAAAGCCACAGATCCACCACCAGCCCACATAAATGGCATAGATAAACAGCCCTAAAAAGGCGATCGCCCAGACATTCCGGGAATTCGTCAAAATCAGGGCAACACCATCGAGGAGTAGGGTCACGGTGAGATACAGAAAAATTCGAGATTGACGCAATTTTCCCCAGGCAAAATCCCTCAACCACAGCCCCACCCCCAATAAAAAAGCCATCAGTAGATAGGCCGCACAAATATTGGCATACATAAACGTTGAGGACAGCCGCGTGGGGGGATTGCCTTCCCCCGTTAAGCCCCAGCCAAACAGTTGCCAAATCACAGGTGGTGTTCGCCAGCCAAACCAAAGCTCCCCTAGGCCTAAAACGGCGATCGCCAAAGAAGGGGCCACAATTAGCCAAGCCAAGCGATCCAAGCGATCCAAGGTATTAAAGAGAGCCGAGAAGGCGAGAAAAACCAGGAAAAACGGCACAAAATTAGCCACCCCTAACAAAGATTCCAAAGGATAAGGGGCGATCGCCGTTACTCCGAATAGCCAAACCGAAATAGCCCCAAAAATCCAAGTCAAGGGTTGCCGCCATAACTGCCGTCCGGCCTGTTTTAACAACAGAATCATTTGAATCCCTAGGCAAGCGACCCCCCAGCCAGGGGCGATCGGCAGGAGAATCACGCCCAGCTCTGTCAGGGGTGGTAAATATTCCGAAGTAGGGGCTGGCGAATGTTTGATCATACCGAGGGGAATGGAGCCACAGCCTTCAAATCCTACCGCACCACCTTACCCTTCTTGGATTGCTGGAGGTTCAGCCGCCCCAAATGCCCCAACTGGTTAACCCCACAAGACCCAAACCCAAAGCCCACCAGAGAAATTGATTATCCTGGGTTTCGACTTGGGACAAATCTTCAAAATCCTCGATGGCAAGTTCTTTTTCCTCAACTTTTTTCTTGCCCTCGACATAGAGCGATTTGGCCGGATCAAGGTTATCCAAGCTGGGGATTTCCGTGAGCCACTCTTTCGGGCGTTCGAGTTTGGGGGCTTCGAGAATATACAGTTGCCGCTGGGCCCGTTGGCTGGTGCTGGTAAAGGGATGGGTCATTAGTTCACGGCAGAGGGCGATCGCCTCATCTCCTTGGTTATTGGCCTGGTATGCACTGACAAGCCAGAGTTGCACTTCCCCAGATTCCCTAGAATATTGGGGCAGATTTTCAACGGTGCGCTGGAAATAGTCGATGCTTTGGCGATATTCCCCTTGGAGAAAAGCATCTTTGCCAGTTTCAAACAAAATTTGGGTGCTGGTATCCATCAAAAAAACGGTGGCGCTGGAAAGCAGAATTTATTTTTGCTAGCCTACAAAATTTTGCGGCCCGTCAACATTTGGCGCACCTCTAACATCGCTGAATAGGTGGGCAAAATATGGAGGGTTTGATCGGCGGGACTAAGGGCGATCGCCTGATCGAGGGCTTTGGTAAGATTTGGCTCGACGATGAATTCAGCATTCCCTTCGCAATAGCGCAGCCGCAGGGCCATATCGTAAGTGCGATCGCCGCTGATGATAATTTTGCCGGGGGATTGGGTGAGTTTTTCTAGATCCACATCCCAAATCCAGGACACATCGGTACCATCGGGGGTGCGGTCGTTGAGCACGACGAGGACGGTGCTCGTTTTTCCTTGTTGTTGTAAGTCAGTGACGGCACGGACTGTTTCGTTCATGCCCACGGGATTTTTTGAGAGGAGAATCCGCACGGGTTTCCCTTGGACGGTTAATTCTTCCGCCCGACCAAAGGCCGCTTTAAAGGACTGAATCTGCTCGTTAATGATGTCCCGGTGAATGCCCAGGGTTTCTGCGAGAAGGGCGGCAGCGAGGGTGTTGTATTTGTTGTAGACGCCGATGAGGATTTGTCCCCAGTCTGGGCTATGGATGTCGAGGGGATTTTTGGTAAAGCCGCAACTGTCGCAGTGGTAATCGCCGAGGTGGGACAGGTAAACGCCTTTGTAAGTGAGGGGCGCACCACAGCGGGGACAATAAATAGAATCAACAGCGTGGGGGATGGCCTCTAGGTACAAATCCGGTTCGTTGAGGCCAAAAAATTTCACCGTCTGGCTGAGGTTTTGGCCCAAATCGTTGAGGGTCGGGTCGTCGCCGTTGACGATAATGGTGGTTTCTGGTGGCAGAGGGGCGACCGCCTGTTGCCAACGCTGACTAATGGTATCGACTTCTCCGTAACGGTCGAGCTGGTCACGGAATAAATTGAGGGCGAGGATATGGGTCGGGGAACAGGTTTTGAGGAGGATCGGAATAATATTTTCATCCACTTCGAGGATGGCGTAGTCGATGTCGAGCTGACCGAAAAGATTCGCGTGCTCCAGGAGGGCCGTCGTTAAGCCGTTGATCAAGTTTGCCCCGGTGGCATTGTGGGCGAGCTTGTAACCTTGGGCAGTAAGGATTGCTTTGATTAAGAGGGAAGTTGTAGTTTTACCATTGGTGCCCACCACTAAAATGACGCCTTTTTTCGCCTGCTGGAACAGATCCGGCAAAATCTCTGGGAAAATGCGTCGGGCGATCGCCCCCGGTAAAACACTGCCCGCACTGAGCTTGAGACCCCGTACCACCGCTGTAATTGTTTTGCCTAAACCACAGGCGATCGCCAACCGTACACTGCGCAAAATAGCCATTCCCTTCGGCTGTCTCCCAGACTGTCTAAGTCCTTAAACATAACAGAACTTGCAGTCCCTGCCTATGTCTGAATAATTTCTCACCGATGATTAACCAACTGCCTGGGGTAACCCCTGCCAGCCCCCATGGGCATCTGGTGAATAATAGGTCAAATTAGCCAGCACCGGACGATCAATGCCTGGTAAATACGCTAAATTTTCTGGCTCTAGCAACACATTCCGCAGGTCTGCCCCTTCTAATTTTGCCCCGACTAGCTTCGCGCCCCGCAGATCCGCCTCGGCTAAACAAGCCAGCTTCAGATTGGCTTCGACGAGATTACTGCCCTGGAGATTTGCCTGCTGGAGGTTCGCCCCATAAAGCTTGGCCCCTGAAAAATTCAGCCCGGCTAAATCCATACCCAGCAAATTCACATCCCGCAAAAAGGCCCGACTAAAATTTCCGTGGTGTAAGTTGGCATGCTGTAAATCTGCGTGACCTAGGCGCGCTTCCTGGGCATTGACCCAAGCCAAATTCGCCTGATTTAAGTTTGCTTGGCATAGGTTTACCCGGGCGAGATTCGCCCCACACAAATTAGCCCGCCGGAGATTACCGCCCCGCAGATTTGTATGGTCTAGGCTGGCCCCACACAAACGCGCTTCAACCAGTTGAGCGTTCACCATAAAGGCGCCATCTAAAATCGCTTTTGTTAAATCGGCCCTAACAAGCTGGGCATCGTTTAGTTTGGCGTGGGCGAGGTTGGCCCAATTCAACGCCGCCCCAGATAAATCTGCTTTGAGTAAAAATGTTCGACTGAGATTCGCACCCATGAGGTTCGC
Coding sequences within:
- a CDS encoding Mur ligase family protein; the protein is MAILRSVRLAIACGLGKTITAVVRGLKLSAGSVLPGAIARRIFPEILPDLFQQAKKGVILVVGTNGKTTTSLLIKAILTAQGYKLAHNATGANLINGLTTALLEHANLFGQLDIDYAILEVDENIIPILLKTCSPTHILALNLFRDQLDRYGEVDTISQRWQQAVAPLPPETTIIVNGDDPTLNDLGQNLSQTVKFFGLNEPDLYLEAIPHAVDSIYCPRCGAPLTYKGVYLSHLGDYHCDSCGFTKNPLDIHSPDWGQILIGVYNKYNTLAAALLAETLGIHRDIINEQIQSFKAAFGRAEELTVQGKPVRILLSKNPVGMNETVRAVTDLQQQGKTSTVLVVLNDRTPDGTDVSWIWDVDLEKLTQSPGKIIISGDRTYDMALRLRYCEGNAEFIVEPNLTKALDQAIALSPADQTLHILPTYSAMLEVRQMLTGRKIL
- a CDS encoding pentapeptide repeat-containing protein, which gives rise to MNVQQLLRAYEHGERNFAGINLQGADLRGEALIGVNFQGANLMGANLSRTFLLKADLSGAALNWANLAHAKLNDAQLVRADLTKAILDGAFMVNAQLVEARLCGASLDHTNLRGGNLRRANLCGANLARVNLCQANLNQANLAWVNAQEARLGHADLQHANLHHGNFSRAFLRDVNLLGMDLAGLNFSGAKLYGANLQQANLQGSNLVEANLKLACLAEADLRGAKLVGAKLEGADLRNVLLEPENLAYLPGIDRPVLANLTYYSPDAHGGWQGLPQAVG
- a CDS encoding O-antigen ligase — protein: MIKHSPAPTSEYLPPLTELGVILLPIAPGWGVACLGIQMILLLKQAGRQLWRQPLTWIFGAISVWLFGVTAIAPYPLESLLGVANFVPFFLVFLAFSALFNTLDRLDRLAWLIVAPSLAIAVLGLGELWFGWRTPPVIWQLFGWGLTGEGNPPTRLSSTFMYANICAAYLLMAFLLGVGLWLRDFAWGKLRQSRIFLYLTVTLLLDGVALILTNSRNVWAIAFLGLFIYAIYVGWWWICGFATGLGTAILGASFGQTPWRDPLRQIVPYYFWGRLSDQMHRGRAIEDLRITQWQFVLDMIRQRPLTGWGVRSFTPSYEVAMNRWLGHPHNFYLMLTSEIGIPFAALFIGTIGWLYAQGVLAWRKLSDRGDRLLLFSYLMAFGGYVLFNTLDVTVLDLRLNLFTWLLLSAIWGLGQQVNHPRNHSQSDGQPE